Part of the Gramella sp. Hel_I_59 genome, GTATTTATGGAGTAATAATGCGACCACCCAGGACATCTCAGGCATACCTGCCGGAACTTATTCAGTGACTGTGACCGATGCTAATGGCTGTAGCGATACGATAGATAATATTCAGATCACAGAGCCAGATGAGTTAATGGCTGAAGTAGATGACGCTACCAATGTAAGTTGTAATGGAGAATTAGATGGCGCTATTGACATTAGTGTTGTTGGCGGTACACCAGATTACACATACTTATGGAGTAATAGTGCGACTACACAGGATATCTCAGGCATACCTGCCGGAACTTATTCAGTGACTGTGACCGATGCTAATGGCTGTAGCGATACGATAGATAATATTCAGATCAATGAGCCAGACGAATTGGTAGCTAGTGTGACATCAGTCACTAACGCGACTTGTAATGGAGAATTAGATGGCGCTATTGACATTAGTGTTGTTGGCGGTACACCAGATTACACATACTTATGGAGTAATAATGCGACTACTCAGGATTTATCCGGGGTGGCTGCGGGACTCTATTCAGTAACAGTGACCGACGCTAATGGCTGTACTGATACGATCGATAATATAGAAATAGAAGATCCTTCTACCCTTGAAGCCGAAGTGGACGCTACAACCAATGTAAGTTGTAATGGATATTCTGATGGATCCATCGATATAAGTGTAAGTGGCGGTACGCCAGATTACACATATTTATGGAGTAATAATGCGACCACCCAGGACATCTCAGGTCTTACTGCGGGAACGTATTCAGTGATGATCACTGACGCTAATGGTTGTATCTATAATCTGAATGATATTCAAATAGGACAGCCAGATGAACTAATGGCTGAAGTAGATGATGCTACCAATGTAAGTTGTAATGGAGATTCTGATGGTGCTATTGATATCAGCGTGAGTGGTGGAACAGCAGACTACACGTATTTATGGAGTAATAATGCGACCACCCAGGACATCTCAGGCATACCTGCCGGAACTTATTCAGTGACTGTGACCGATGCTAATGGCTGTAGCGATACGATAGATAATATTCAGATCACAGAGCCAGATGAGTTAATGGCTGAAGTAGATGACGCTACCAATGTAAGTTGTAATGGAGATTCTGATGGTGCTATTGATATAAGCGTGAGTGGTGGGACAGCAGACTACACGTATTTATGGAGTAATAGTGCGACCACACAGGATATCTCAGGCATACCTGCCGGAACTTATTCAGTGACTGTGACCGATGCTAATGGCTGTAGCGATACGATAGATAATATTCAGATCAATGAGCCAGACGAATTGGTAGCTAGTGTGACATCAGTCACTAACGCGACTTGTAATGGAGAATTAGATGGCGCTATTGACATTAGTGTTGTTGGCGGTACACCAGATTACACATACTTATGGAGTAATAATGCGACTACTCAGGATTTATCCGGGGTGGCTGCGGGACTCTATTCAGTAACAGTGACCGACGCTAATGGCTGTACTGATACGATCGATAATATAGAAATAGAAGATCCTTCTACCCTTGAAGCCGAAGTGGACGCTACAATCAATGTAAGTTGTAATGGATATTCTGATGGATCCATCGATATAAGTGTAAGTGGCGGTACGCCAGATTACACATATTTATGGAGTAATAATGCGACCACCCAGGACATCTCAGGCATACCTGCCGGAACTTATTCAGTGACTGTGACCGATGCTAATGGCTGTAGCGATACGATAGATAATATACAGATCACAGAGCCAGATGAGTTAATGGCTGAAGTAGATGACGCTACCAATGTAAGTTGTAATGGAGATTCTGATGGTGCTATTGATATCAGCGTGAGTGGTGGAACAGCAGACTACACGTATTTATGGAGTAATAATGCGACTACACAGGATATCTCAGGCATACCTGCCGGAACTTATTCAGTGACTGTGACCGATGCTAATGGCTGTAGCGATACGATAGATAATATTCAGATCAATGAGCCAGACGAATTGGTAGCTAGTGTGACATCAGTCACTAACGCGACTTGTAATGGAGAATTAGATGGCGCTATTGACATTAGTGTTGTTGGCGGTACACCAGATTACACATATTTATGGAGTAATAATGCGACCACCCAGGACATCTCAGGTCTTACTGCGGGAACGTATTCAGTGATGATCACTGACGCTAATGGTTGTATCTATAATCTGAATGATATTCAAATAGGACAGCCAGATGAACTAATGGCTGAAGTAGATGATGCTACCAATGTAAGTTGTAATGGAGATTCTGATGGTGCTATTGATATCAGCGTGAGTGGTGGAACAGCAGACTACACGTATTTATGGAGTAATAATGCGACCACCCAGGACATCTCAGGCATACCTGCCGGAACTTATTCAGTGACTGTGACCGATGCTAATGGCTGTAGCGATACGATAGATAATATTCAGATCACAGAGCCAGATGAGTTAATGGCTGAAGTAGATGACGCTACCAATGTAAGTTGTAATGGAGATTCTGATGGCGCTATTGATATCAGCGTGAGTGGTGGAACAGCAGACTACACGTATTTATGGAGTAATAGTGCGACTACACAGGATATCTCAGGCATACCTGCCGGAACTTATTCAGTGACTGTGACCGACGCTAATGGCTGTACTGATACGATAGATAATATTCAGATCAATGAGCCAGACGAATTGGTAGCTAGTGTGACATCAGTCACTAACGCGACTTGTAATGGAGAATTAGATGGCGCTATTGACATTAGTGTTGTTGGCGGTACACCAGATTACACATACTTATGGAGTAATAATGCGACTACTCAGGATTTATCTGGGGTGGCTGCGGGACTCTATTCAGTAACAGTGACCGACGCTAATGGCTGTACTGATACGATTGATAATATAGAAATAGAAGATCCTTCTACCCTTGAAGCCGAAGTGGACGCTACAACCAATGTAAGTTGTAATGGATATTCTGATGGATCCATCGATATAAGTGTAAGTGGCGGTACGCCAGATTACACATATTTATGGAGTAATAATGCGACCACCCAGGACATCTCAGGTCTTACTGCGGGAACGTATTCAGTGATGATCACTGACGCTAATGGTTGTACCTATAATCTGAATGATATTCAGGTCACAGAGCCAGACATTCTTGATGTCCAGATTGTGGTAGAAGATGTGTCTTGCTCAGGATTTGATGATGGAAGTATTACTTTCACAGCGACTGGAGGAACACCTCCTTATACCTCACAACATGGAGATTTTAATGAGTTTGGAGTACTTATGCTAAGTGGTTTGACTCCTCAGGAATATGGTATTGTAGTTTCAGATGCTAATGAATGTGGATTAGCGATTGATAGTATTATTATTTCCGAACCTGATGAAATAGTGATTCCAGAAATTCAAACCCAGCTTGCAGACTGTATTGGTGGTGATGGTAGTTTTATCTTCCTTGGTGATCCACAGAATCTTTATATAAGTTTTGATGATGGATTATCCTTTGAGCTATATGTTGGAGCGATTTCACTTTCAATAGGGCTTCATGATTTTGTAATCAAATATGGTGAAGATGGTTGTGTGAGCGATTCTGGACAAGTAGAAATTCAGCAAATACCTGCAACTAATTTCCCTCTTGATTTAACAATAACTCAACCCGATTGTGATACTGGTTTGGGTAATGTAGTGATAAGAGTTGGAGCAAATTCTAATATCGATACAGAATTCTTTACCTATAGAATTACTAGTGGTGAAACTGTGTTGTACGCCGAAAAACAATCTCTAGCAGGATTTGATCTTCCGCCAGGTGACTATG contains:
- a CDS encoding SprB repeat-containing protein, coding for MEKITQFSLLRSLDSFRSLSIKTHKSILMLVVLMISIFEAVAQTPPLPPQTDCVSQDLLVVQARLDAPTCVDCDEGTQQSFPLILSINNKTGSFRPTFAFFGTLEVRDAEGNLISTETISGCNDTDGLPANTITELPYPPINYTCGTNLKITNLYLAWTDASQVTDQSSKNSCTNITTNITSKGVLDIAPKCGTLDELNVETPLSGAVSTTDSSCYQLNDAEIEALPVGGLAPYTYSWSNGETTKTTTGLAPGTYSVTITDANGCTYDTEGMVGEPTELQAIVDSSTNVSCNGDSDGAIDISVSGGTADYTYLWSNNATTQDISGIPAGTYSVTVTDANGCSDTIDNIQITEPDELMAEVDDATNVSCNGELDGAIDISVVGGTPDYTYLWSNSATTQDISGIPAGTYSVTVTDANGCSDTIDNIQINEPDELVASVTSVTNATCNGELDGAIDISVVGGTPDYTYLWSNNATTQDLSGVAAGLYSVTVTDANGCTDTIDNIEIEDPSTLEAEVDATTNVSCNGYSDGSIDISVSGGTPDYTYLWSNNATTQDISGLTAGTYSVMITDANGCIYNLNDIQIGQPDELMAEVDDATNVSCNGDSDGAIDISVSGGTADYTYLWSNNATTQDISGIPAGTYSVTVTDANGCSDTIDNIQITEPDELMAEVDDATNVSCNGDSDGAIDISVSGGTADYTYLWSNSATTQDISGIPAGTYSVTVTDANGCSDTIDNIQINEPDELVASVTSVTNATCNGELDGAIDISVVGGTPDYTYLWSNNATTQDLSGVAAGLYSVTVTDANGCTDTIDNIEIEDPSTLEAEVDATINVSCNGYSDGSIDISVSGGTPDYTYLWSNNATTQDISGIPAGTYSVTVTDANGCSDTIDNIQITEPDELMAEVDDATNVSCNGDSDGAIDISVSGGTADYTYLWSNNATTQDISGIPAGTYSVTVTDANGCSDTIDNIQINEPDELVASVTSVTNATCNGELDGAIDISVVGGTPDYTYLWSNNATTQDISGLTAGTYSVMITDANGCIYNLNDIQIGQPDELMAEVDDATNVSCNGDSDGAIDISVSGGTADYTYLWSNNATTQDISGIPAGTYSVTVTDANGCSDTIDNIQITEPDELMAEVDDATNVSCNGDSDGAIDISVSGGTADYTYLWSNSATTQDISGIPAGTYSVTVTDANGCTDTIDNIQINEPDELVASVTSVTNATCNGELDGAIDISVVGGTPDYTYLWSNNATTQDLSGVAAGLYSVTVTDANGCTDTIDNIEIEDPSTLEAEVDATTNVSCNGYSDGSIDISVSGGTPDYTYLWSNNATTQDISGLTAGTYSVMITDANGCTYNLNDIQVTEPDILDVQIVVEDVSCSGFDDGSITFTATGGTPPYTSQHGDFNEFGVLMLSGLTPQEYGIVVSDANECGLAIDSIIISEPDEIVIPEIQTQLADCIGGDGSFIFLGDPQNLYISFDDGLSFELYVGAISLSIGLHDFVIKYGEDGCVSDSGQVEIQQIPATNFPLDLTITQPDCDTGLGNVVIRVGANSNIDTEFFTYRITSGETVLYAEKQSLAGFDLPPGDYVIFGLSDNGCDSGRTEIRLEEPICENFQGCTLGYWKNHTDRWSCYSTCTLYSDVFGNSTPSQLQGKTLLEVLNQGGGGIYNLGRQSVAALLNICNGDVNYEIVTEAELIVYVQDNFSNAGAAGSYLDELNNAGCTLGGSKATSAPSEGCEEQEDTRPGKGKPTKNSSSVTSGFKASPVPFKERLTVQYDFEYTSNVTIQVYDLKGQLLRTYKDRKVTKGDRTELAVDFRMKANQVYILRVATDREVFSKNVVSARR